In Burkholderia pseudomultivorans, the DNA window GCAGTGGGCCGAGCGCCAGCCCGTGAAGGGGCTGAAGCTGGAGGTCGTGCGCCTGCCGGGCCGCACGCCGGTGATCTTCTTCGAGACGCCCGCGACGCGTTCGGGCAGCACCGATACGATCCTGCTGTACGGCCACCTCGACAAGCAGCCCGAATTCGACGGCTGGCGCGCGGATCTCGGCCCGTGGACGCCGAAGTTCGAGAACGGCAAGCTGTACGGCCGCGGCGGCGCGGACGACGGCTATGCGATCTACGCGAGCCTCGCCGCGCTCGGCGCGCTCGACGAGCAAGGCGTCGAGCGGCCGCGCTGCGTCGGCCTGATCGAGACCTGCGAGGAATCGGGCAGCTACGACCTGCTGCCGTACGTCGACGCGCTGCGCGACCGGCTCGGCCAGGTGTCGCTCGTCGTCTGCCTCGATTCGGGCGCCGGCAACTACGACCAGATGTGGCTGACGACGTCGCTGCGCGGCCTCGTGTCGGGCGACCTGCAGGTCGAGGTGCTTGAAGAGGGCATCCACTCGGGCGTGTACGGCGGCATCGCGCCGTCGAGCTTCCGCGTGATGCGCCAGCTGTTCGAGCGGCTCGAGGATGCAGGGAGCGGCAACCTGCTGCCGGCCGCGTTCCACTGCGAGATTCCCGACAGCCGCGTGCGCGAGGCCGATGCGGCTGCCGCGATCCTCGGCGATACGGTGTGGAAGGGGCTGCCGTGGGCCTGCGGCGCGGACGGCAAGCCGGTGCTGCCGACCACGACCGATCCGCGCGAGGCGCTGCTGAACTCGACGTGGCGGCCGTCGCTGTCGGTGACGGGCGCGGCCGGCCTGCCGGCGCTTGCCGACGCGGGCAACGTGCTGCGTCCGCGCACCGCGTTCAAGCTGTCGCTGCGCCTGCCGCCGCTCGTCGATGCCGCGCAGGCCGTGCAGCAGCTGAAGGAACTGCTCGAACTCGATCCGCCGTACAACGCGAAGGTCACGTTCAAGCCGGATGCGGGCGCCGCGACCGGCTGGAGCGCGCCCGATCTCGCGCCGTGGCTCGCGTCGTCGCTCGATGCCGCGTCGCGTCGCCACTTCGGCGCGGACTGCGCATATATGGGCCTCGGCGGCACGATTCCGCTGATGAACGTGCTGCAGGAAGGATTCCCGGCCGCGCAGTTCATGGTGTGCGGCGTGCTCGGGCCGAAGTCGAACGCGCATGGCCCGAACGAGTTCCTGCATGTGCCTTACGCGAAGAAACTGACCGCGGCGGTCGCGGACGTGATCGCCTCCGCACGCTGACGTCACGGCGGCCCGCTCGCCCGGGCCGCCGCCCATTCGATTCGATCCGCTTCGACCAGGAGGAGACCTGCCGATGACCGCGCCGACGACACCCGATACCGATCCGCTGCGCATGCGCGCCGAACCGTTGCATGCCTTCGTCGCGGCGCTGTGGGAACGGGCCGGCAGCAGTGCGCGCGAGGCGCGGCTCGTCGCCGATCATCTGGTCGGCGCGAACCTCGCCGGGCACGATTCGCACGGCGTCGGCATGATCCCGAACTACGTCGCGTCGTGGCGCGAAGGGCAGTTGCATTTGAACCGGCATGCGTCGATCGTGCGCGACGGCGGCGCGGTGCTGACCATCGACGGCGGGCGCGGCTTCGGCCAGGTGATCGCCTTCGAGGCGATGGTCGAGGGGATCGAGCGCGCGCGGCGGATGGGCATCTGCGCGATCGGCCTGCGCGACGTGCATCACCTCGGCCGCATCGGGCACTGGGCCGAGCAGTGCGCGCAGGCCGGGCTCGTGTCGTTCCATTTCGTCAACGTGCCGGGCGACCTGCTGGTCGCGCCGCTGCATGGCACCGATCCGCGGTTCGGCACCAATCCGTTTTGCGCCGCGTACCCGCGTGCGGGCCGGCCGCCGCTGCTGCTCGATTTCGCGACCAGTGCGATCGCATACGGCAAGACGCGCGTCGCGTACAACCAGGGCCGGCGCGTGCCGGCCGGCTCGCTGATCGACCATCGCGGCCAGCCGACCGACGATCCGGCCGTGATGCACGAGAAGCCGTTCGGCGCGCTGCTGCCGTTCGGGCTGCACAAGGGTTACGCGCTTGCGGCGATGTGCGAGATCTTCGGCGGCGCGCTCGTCGGCGGGCATACGACCTATGGCGACACGCTGCAGAAGACGAGTGCGATCGTCAACGGGATGCTGTCGGTGCTGATCGATCCGAACGCGTTCGATGCGGCCGATGCGCAGCGCGAAGCCGATGCGTTCGTCGCATGGGCGAAGGCGTCGCCGCAGGCGGGCGAGGCGCCGGTACA includes these proteins:
- a CDS encoding M20 family metallopeptidase, which produces MTSVDTTPVLDHDKLVTFVERKWNDEILHALTDYIAIPAKSPAFDPDWAKRGYLERVVTDAAQWAERQPVKGLKLEVVRLPGRTPVIFFETPATRSGSTDTILLYGHLDKQPEFDGWRADLGPWTPKFENGKLYGRGGADDGYAIYASLAALGALDEQGVERPRCVGLIETCEESGSYDLLPYVDALRDRLGQVSLVVCLDSGAGNYDQMWLTTSLRGLVSGDLQVEVLEEGIHSGVYGGIAPSSFRVMRQLFERLEDAGSGNLLPAAFHCEIPDSRVREADAAAAILGDTVWKGLPWACGADGKPVLPTTTDPREALLNSTWRPSLSVTGAAGLPALADAGNVLRPRTAFKLSLRLPPLVDAAQAVQQLKELLELDPPYNAKVTFKPDAGAATGWSAPDLAPWLASSLDAASRRHFGADCAYMGLGGTIPLMNVLQEGFPAAQFMVCGVLGPKSNAHGPNEFLHVPYAKKLTAAVADVIASAR
- a CDS encoding malate/lactate/ureidoglycolate dehydrogenase, giving the protein MTAPTTPDTDPLRMRAEPLHAFVAALWERAGSSAREARLVADHLVGANLAGHDSHGVGMIPNYVASWREGQLHLNRHASIVRDGGAVLTIDGGRGFGQVIAFEAMVEGIERARRMGICAIGLRDVHHLGRIGHWAEQCAQAGLVSFHFVNVPGDLLVAPLHGTDPRFGTNPFCAAYPRAGRPPLLLDFATSAIAYGKTRVAYNQGRRVPAGSLIDHRGQPTDDPAVMHEKPFGALLPFGLHKGYALAAMCEIFGGALVGGHTTYGDTLQKTSAIVNGMLSVLIDPNAFDAADAQREADAFVAWAKASPQAGEAPVQMPGEPEEASRAARGANGIPVDRATWRQIRDSAAAVGFDAAELDAWTRRCTEPA